In one window of Mytilus galloprovincialis chromosome 6, xbMytGall1.hap1.1, whole genome shotgun sequence DNA:
- the LOC143078820 gene encoding dihydroorotate dehydrogenase (quinone), mitochondrial-like isoform X4: MSGAAKKGPGNLKLLKDAFFITTGGTVMFAGHQIYKGNEKFYKEYVMPFFHLFDAETSHKMAVKAAKYKLVPKSKITTHPVLASRVFDRDFPSPVGLAAGFDKDGEAVDGMLKMGFSFVEIGSVTPNPQPGNEKPRVFRLKEDRAVINRYGFNSEGHDKVYNRLKVREVEPPVVVPGIMGVNLGKNKTSSYPVEDYVQGVRKFGKVADYLVINISSPNTPGLRAMQGKDMLDTLLEKVLSERDHIRGRKPPLLVKIAPDLTDQDKKDIAEVVLNRKESLGGLIISNTTVSRADSLKSPYKDEVGGLSGEPLKDLSTKTISDMYRLTEGKVPIIGVGGIGSGEDAYDKIKEGASLVQLYTALIYQGPPVIGKINRELSELLIKDGYKSIAEAVGANHKTKS, from the exons ATGAGTGGAGCAGCTAAGAAAGGTCCTGGTAATTTG AAATTGCTGAAAGATGCCTTTTTTATTACAACTGGTGGTACTGTTATGTTTGCTGGACATCAGATATATAAAGGAAACGAGAAGTTTTACAAAGAGTATGTAATGCCATTTTTTCATCTGTTTGATGCTGAAACATCTCACAAGATGGCAGTGAAGGCAGCAAAGTATAAACTGGTACCCAAATCAAAGATTACAACACATCCAGTACTG GCTTCAAGGGTATTTGACAGAGATTTTCCTAGTCCCGTAGGGTTAGCTGCAGGTTTTGACAAAGATGGAGAAGCTGTAGATGGcatgttaaaaatgggatttagTTTTGTAGAAATTGGCAGTGTCACACCTAACCCACAACCTGGTAATGAGAAACCTAGAGTGTTCAGACTCAAAGAGGATAGGGCAGTTATTAATAG ATATGGTTTTAATAGTGAAGGTCATGATAAAGTTTATAACAGACTTAAAGTTCGAGAAGTAGAGCCTCCTGTCGTTG ttccaGGTATCATGGGAGTAAACCTTGGTAAAAACAAAACCTCATCTTATCCCGTGGAGGACTATGTACAAGGTGTGAGAAAGTTTGGTAAAGTTGCTGACTACCTTGTCATAAACATATCTAGTCCTAATACTCCAGGGTTACGAGCTATGCAAGGGAAAGATATGTTAGATACGCTGTTAGAAAAA gtATTATCAGAGAGAGATCATATACGAGGTAGAAAGCCACCATTGTTAGTAAAAATAGCTCCAGATTTAACAGATCAAGATAAAAAAGATATTGCTGAAGTCGTTTTAAATAGAAAG GAATCTCTTGGTGGGTTAATTATAAGTAATACTACAGTGAGTCGAGCAGACTCATTAAAAAGTCCTTACAAAGATGAAGTTGGAGGCTTAAGTGGAGAACCATTAAAAGATCTTTCTACTAAAACTATATCTGATATGTACAGGTTAACAGAAG gAAAAGTACCAATTATAGGAGTAGGAGGCATTGGTTCTGGTGAAGATGCTTATGATAAAATCAAAGAAGGTGCTTCATTAGTTCAGTTATATACGGCTTTAATTTACCAGGGTCCACCTGTAATAGGGAAAATTAATAGGGAATTATCAGAATTATTAAT AAAGGATGGTTATAAAAGCATTGCAGAGGCAGTTGGAGCCaatcataaaacaaaatcatgA
- the LOC143078820 gene encoding dihydroorotate dehydrogenase (quinone), mitochondrial-like isoform X1: MSGAAKKGPGNLKLLKDAFFITTGGTVMFAGHQIYKGNEKFYKEYVMPFFHLFDAETSHKMAVKAAKYKLVPKSKITTHPVLASRVFDRDFPSPVGLAAGFDKDGEAVDGMLKMGFSFVEIGSVTPNPQPGNEKPRVFRLKEDRAVINRYGFNSEGHDKVYNRLKVREVEPPVVELLPPFPQMSEERNMLNINLWTDTTVPDDTRLLKVPGIMGVNLGKNKTSSYPVEDYVQGVRKFGKVADYLVINISSPNTPGLRAMQGKDMLDTLLEKVLSERDHIRGRKPPLLVKIAPDLTDQDKKDIAEVVLNRKESLGGLIISNTTVSRADSLKSPYKDEVGGLSGEPLKDLSTKTISDMYRLTEGKVPIIGVGGIGSGEDAYDKIKEGASLVQLYTALIYQGPPVIGKINRELSELLIKDGYKSITEAVGANHKTKS, translated from the exons ATGAGTGGAGCAGCTAAGAAAGGTCCTGGTAATTTG AAATTGCTGAAAGATGCCTTTTTTATTACAACTGGTGGTACTGTTATGTTTGCTGGACATCAGATATATAAAGGAAACGAGAAGTTTTACAAAGAGTATGTAATGCCATTTTTTCATCTGTTTGATGCTGAAACATCTCACAAGATGGCAGTGAAGGCAGCAAAGTATAAACTGGTACCCAAATCAAAGATTACAACACATCCAGTACTG GCTTCAAGGGTATTTGACAGAGATTTTCCTAGTCCCGTAGGGTTAGCTGCAGGTTTTGACAAAGATGGAGAAGCTGTAGATGGcatgttaaaaatgggatttagTTTTGTAGAAATTGGCAGTGTCACACCTAACCCACAACCTGGTAATGAGAAACCTAGAGTGTTCAGACTCAAAGAGGATAGGGCAGTTATTAATAG ATATGGTTTTAATAGTGAAGGTCATGATAAAGTTTATAACAGACTTAAAGTTCGAGAAGTAGAGCCTCCTGTCGTTG AGTTACTACCCCCCTTTCCACAAATGAGTGAAGAGAgaaacatgttaaatataaatctatggacagacaccactgtcccagatgaTACAAGGCTCCTTAAAG ttccaGGTATCATGGGAGTAAACCTTGGTAAAAACAAAACCTCATCTTATCCCGTGGAGGACTATGTACAAGGTGTGAGAAAGTTTGGTAAAGTTGCTGACTACCTTGTCATAAACATATCTAGTCCTAATACTCCAGGGTTACGAGCTATGCAAGGGAAAGATATGTTAGATACGCTGTTAGAAAAA gtATTATCAGAGAGAGATCATATACGAGGTAGAAAGCCACCATTGTTAGTAAAAATAGCTCCAGATTTAACAGATCAAGATAAAAAAGATATTGCTGAAGTCGTTTTAAATAGAAAG GAATCTCTTGGTGGGTTAATTATAAGTAATACTACAGTGAGTCGAGCAGACTCATTAAAAAGTCCTTACAAAGATGAAGTTGGAGGCTTAAGTGGAGAACCATTAAAAGATCTTTCTACTAAAACTATATCTGATATGTACAGGTTAACAGAAG gAAAAGTACCAATTATAGGAGTAGGAGGCATTGGTTCTGGTGAAGATGCTTATGATAAAATCAAAGAAGGTGCTTCATTAGTTCAGTTATATACGGCTTTAATTTACCAGGGTCCACCTGTAATAGGGAAAATTAATAGGGAATTATCAGAATTATTAAT
- the LOC143078820 gene encoding dihydroorotate dehydrogenase (quinone), mitochondrial-like isoform X3: MSGAAKKGPGNLKLLKDAFFITTGGTVMFAGHQIYKGNEKFYKEYVMPFFHLFDAETSHKMAVKAAKYKLVPKSKITTHPVLASRVFDRDFPSPVGLAAGFDKDGEAVDGMLKMGFSFVEIGSVTPNPQPGNEKPRVFRLKEDRAVINRYGFNSEGHDKVYNRLKVREVEPPVVVPGIMGVNLGKNKTSSYPVEDYVQGVRKFGKVADYLVINISSPNTPGLRAMQGKDMLDTLLEKVLSERDHIRGRKPPLLVKIAPDLTDQDKKDIAEVVLNRKESLGGLIISNTTVSRADSLKSPYKDEVGGLSGEPLKDLSTKTISDMYRLTEGKVPIIGVGGIGSGEDAYDKIKEGASLVQLYTALIYQGPPVIGKINRELSELLIKDGYKSITEAVGANHKTKS; encoded by the exons ATGAGTGGAGCAGCTAAGAAAGGTCCTGGTAATTTG AAATTGCTGAAAGATGCCTTTTTTATTACAACTGGTGGTACTGTTATGTTTGCTGGACATCAGATATATAAAGGAAACGAGAAGTTTTACAAAGAGTATGTAATGCCATTTTTTCATCTGTTTGATGCTGAAACATCTCACAAGATGGCAGTGAAGGCAGCAAAGTATAAACTGGTACCCAAATCAAAGATTACAACACATCCAGTACTG GCTTCAAGGGTATTTGACAGAGATTTTCCTAGTCCCGTAGGGTTAGCTGCAGGTTTTGACAAAGATGGAGAAGCTGTAGATGGcatgttaaaaatgggatttagTTTTGTAGAAATTGGCAGTGTCACACCTAACCCACAACCTGGTAATGAGAAACCTAGAGTGTTCAGACTCAAAGAGGATAGGGCAGTTATTAATAG ATATGGTTTTAATAGTGAAGGTCATGATAAAGTTTATAACAGACTTAAAGTTCGAGAAGTAGAGCCTCCTGTCGTTG ttccaGGTATCATGGGAGTAAACCTTGGTAAAAACAAAACCTCATCTTATCCCGTGGAGGACTATGTACAAGGTGTGAGAAAGTTTGGTAAAGTTGCTGACTACCTTGTCATAAACATATCTAGTCCTAATACTCCAGGGTTACGAGCTATGCAAGGGAAAGATATGTTAGATACGCTGTTAGAAAAA gtATTATCAGAGAGAGATCATATACGAGGTAGAAAGCCACCATTGTTAGTAAAAATAGCTCCAGATTTAACAGATCAAGATAAAAAAGATATTGCTGAAGTCGTTTTAAATAGAAAG GAATCTCTTGGTGGGTTAATTATAAGTAATACTACAGTGAGTCGAGCAGACTCATTAAAAAGTCCTTACAAAGATGAAGTTGGAGGCTTAAGTGGAGAACCATTAAAAGATCTTTCTACTAAAACTATATCTGATATGTACAGGTTAACAGAAG gAAAAGTACCAATTATAGGAGTAGGAGGCATTGGTTCTGGTGAAGATGCTTATGATAAAATCAAAGAAGGTGCTTCATTAGTTCAGTTATATACGGCTTTAATTTACCAGGGTCCACCTGTAATAGGGAAAATTAATAGGGAATTATCAGAATTATTAAT
- the LOC143078819 gene encoding uncharacterized protein LOC143078819 produces the protein MLFTLSVNQTNFIPSLIKVLLNRPELHYLRSSIVLLCNDRLLKVDCHNTYNKSMDCIKANSHYILNLPFLLKARECDVRQTHCKLLLTLLHANVMCEDLINTNNVLNRLQEFRHSLLQSANIACACFQGKQNCYLREQMFYDRKNTSRFKSSLLSLTINNLRNKVVKEKLEPVWYLKPMIDAVEKYLESGEDLREEFISFIEQISAHNETGLYDIIKSLCDLEMQPEIQDMFIQGLTEYIHVKCNKQNSIYSRLLLDINMTCYKGEFLKKLTINMGKLLLIDVDTGNDVEKIIYRCICIVRHENKETDIAKYQVYFTFISTMDAEDKMLKMSNLRSFLLMLILLMISSGSQHKSAKLKKYLSLKYAYEDAILYLLWCSGDVEINPGPTRTKLEEQAIAVKKRNWTLEMCTITLKLLKHKALDSQFNGLWIEKPDNWQELNADKPFYNPRKKQKSKQLSDKTDKELLNCLLKSCDGKSITLPSNFQREIDAWKGEDVKLLLELCVTRKEINSIKKSIELLIMYRDTAELKQSLKNCNFSISFNHVGRSKDYSDIIRKFAVTFCRISKGLPILKKKEGIWKTPPHDWNPNNLYYDPCNTRKRREKHLDQKLVDDLLLYCEKKSIPIPSELQLVVKAWKLKNNKEICKHYTIWSSMAVIQHSIKDLEIEGLLEKPDVQQSLKQIGVSLHCEKSSNQHNNDSTINIDNKSKVSGLPMNSLSNNLRGTYSSSSLCSTRDSDIDCSQHPSEAKALTNSHSTKSVIKCSKPEFQNQPSTSGCTIYSKKAPCQDNRVDLQSTDERLEFSDSHTILPEISHEETHFQSSTLSCTTYSKRAPCRENSGDLQFTDERLDIPDSHKCVSEILCQKPDFQPSSSGCSSFIKRPECLNVRENVPSTERIQKRRRPSSEERSDKRPRLHSGNESQASTSSITRCYGGTIPSSHCDSDIADQCVNSTGYMEDSSDQSSNRITPPDNIQDTDSSKDDIFDPEDEIPQHLEEIIDRYIIMSCDNLEENLEENFGEDLEHIDRLFGEDLEHIDRLLKLWETL, from the exons ATGCTTTTTACACTAAGTGTAAACCAGACAAATTTTATACCATCATTAATTAAAGTATTGCTGAACAGACCTGAACTTCATTATCTCAGATCAAGTATAGTATTATTATGTAATGACAGATTACTGAAGGTGGATTGTCATAATACATATAATAAGTCAATGGATTGTATCAAAGCTAATTCTCACTATATCCTAAATTTACCATTCCTTTTGAAAGCGAGAGAATGTGATGTGAGACAAACACACTGCAAACTTCTTCTGACTTTATTGCATGCTAATGTGATGTGTGAAGATTTAATAAACACGAATAATGTGCTGAATAGACTACAAGAGTTCAGACATTCATTACTTCAATCAGCAAATATAGCTTGTGCCTGTTTCCAGGGCAAACAGAACTGCTATCTCAGGGAACAAATGTTTTATGACAGAAAAAACACAAGTAGATTTAAATCTTCTTTATTGTCACTTACTAtaaataatttaagaaataaagTCGTAAAAGAGAAATTAGAACCAGTTTGGTACCTGAAACCCATGATAGATGCAGTAGAAAAATACTTAGAGAGTGGGGAAGATTTACGGGAAGAATTTATCTCATTTATTGAACAAATATCAGCACACAATGAGACTGGATTATATGATATCATTAAATCATTGTGTGATCTAGAGATGCAACCAGAAATACAAGATATGTTTATCCAAGGACTTACTGAGTATATACATGTCAAATGCAACAAACAGAACAGTATTTATTCAAGATTATTATTAGATATAAACATGACATGTTATAAAGGAGAATTcttaaaaaaactgacaataaatATGGGAAAACTTTTACTAATTGATGTAGATACTGGTAATGATGTTGAGAAAATTATTTACCGCTGTATCTGTATAGTGAGACATGAAAACAAAGAAACAGATATTGCAAAATACCAAGTATATTTCACTTTCATTTCAACAATGGATGCAGAagataaaatgttgaaaatgtcaAACCTTAGAAGCTTCTTACTTATGCTTATACTTCTAATGATTTCCTCTGGCAGTCAGCACAAGAGTGCAAAGTTAAAGAAGTACTTGTCGCTGAAATATGCCTATGAAGATGCCATCTTGTATTTATTGTGGTGCTCTGGAGATGTAGAAATCAATCCTGGACCCACTCGTACAAAATTAGAGGAACAAGCAATTGCAGTAAAAAAGAGAAACTGGACTCTTGAAATGTGTACAATAACTCTCAAACTATTAAAACATAAGGCATTGGATTCTCAATTTAATGGTTTGTGGATAGAAAAACCAGATAACTGGCAAGAACTAAATGCTGACAAGCCATTTTATAAcccaagaaaaaaacaaaagagtAAACAATTAAGTGACAAGACTGACAAGGAACTCCTTAACTGTTTACTCAAAAGTTGTGATGGGAAGAGTATAACATTGCCATctaattttcaaagggaaatagaTGCATGGAAAGGAGAAGACGTAAAACTTCTTCTTGAACTCTGTGTTACAAGAAAGGAAATAAATTCTATTAAGAAGTCAATTGAGTTATTGATCATGTATAGGGACACTGCTGAATTAAAACAAAGTCTGAAAAATTGCAATTTTTCTATATCTTTCAATCATGTTGGTCGTTCAAAAGACTATTCAGATATCATAAGGAAATTTGCAGTAACATTTTGTAGAATTAGCAAAGGCTtacctattttgaaaaaaaaagaaggaatttgGAAAACACCACCACATGACTGGAACCCCAATAATTTGTATTATGATCCTTGTAATACAAGGAAAAGACGGGAAAAACACCTGGACCAAAAATTGGTTGATGATTTATTATTATACTGTGAGAAAAAATCCATACCTATACCATCTGAACTGCAGCTAGTTGTAAAAGCAtggaaattaaaaaacaacaaagaaataTGTAAACACTACACAATCTGGTCAAGCATGGCAGTAATACAACATTCTATAAAAGATCTTGAGATAGAGGGTTTACTAGAAAAGCCAGATGTTCAACAAAGCTTGAAACAAATAGGAGTTTCACTTCACTGTGAGAAAAGTTCAAATCAACATAACAATGACAGTACAATTAACATAGATAATAAAAGTAAAGTTTCAGGACTTCCTATGAATTCATTATCTAACAACCTAAGAGGCACTTACTCAAGTTCTTCTTTATGTTCGACAAGAGACTCAGATATTGATTGTAGTCAACATCCATCTGAAGCAAAGGCCCTCACCAACAGTCATTCAACGAAGTCTGTGATAAAATGTTCAAAACCTGAATTCCAAAACCAGCCAAGTACCTCAGGTTGTACCATTTATTCCAAGAAAGCTCCCTGTCAAGACAATAGAGTTGATTTACAATCCACAGATGAAAGATTGGAATTTTCTGACAGTCACACAATTTTGCCTGAGATATCACACGAAGAGACTCACTTTCAATCAAGTACCTTAAGTTGTACTACTTATTCCAAGAGAGCTCCCTGTAGAGAAAATAGTGGTGATTTACAATTCACAGATGAAAGGTTAGACATACCTGACAGTCACAAGTGTGTGTCTGAGATATTATGTCAAAAACCTGACTTTCAACCAAGTTCCTCTGGttgttcttcttttattaaaagaCCTGAGTGCCTAAATGTCAGAGAAAATGTTCCATCCACTGAAAGAATTCag aaaagacGCAGGCCAAGTAGTGAAGAGAGATCGGACAAGAGACCAAGATTGCATTCAGGAAATGAATCT CAAGCATCCACATCATCAATCACCAGATGTTATGGTGGAACTATCCCTTCATCTCATTGTGATTCAGATATTGCAGACCAATGTGTAAATAGTACTGGTTATATGGAGGACTCATCAGACCAAAGTTCAAATCGAATAACACCTCCAGATAAT ATACAAGACACAGACTCTTCAAAAGATGATATATTTGATCCGGAAGATGAAATTCCacagcatttagaggaaatcatAGATAGGTATATCATTATGAGCTGTGATAATCTGGAAGAAAATCTGGAAGAAAATTTTGGAGAAGACTTGGAACATATAGACAGACTATTTGGAGAAGACTTGGAACATATAGACAGACTATTAAAATTGTGGGAAACATTATAA
- the LOC143078820 gene encoding dihydroorotate dehydrogenase (quinone), mitochondrial-like isoform X2 — protein MSGAAKKGPGNLKLLKDAFFITTGGTVMFAGHQIYKGNEKFYKEYVMPFFHLFDAETSHKMAVKAAKYKLVPKSKITTHPVLASRVFDRDFPSPVGLAAGFDKDGEAVDGMLKMGFSFVEIGSVTPNPQPGNEKPRVFRLKEDRAVINRYGFNSEGHDKVYNRLKVREVEPPVVELLPPFPQMSEERNMLNINLWTDTTVPDDTRLLKVPGIMGVNLGKNKTSSYPVEDYVQGVRKFGKVADYLVINISSPNTPGLRAMQGKDMLDTLLEKVLSERDHIRGRKPPLLVKIAPDLTDQDKKDIAEVVLNRKESLGGLIISNTTVSRADSLKSPYKDEVGGLSGEPLKDLSTKTISDMYRLTEGKVPIIGVGGIGSGEDAYDKIKEGASLVQLYTALIYQGPPVIGKINRELSELLIKDGYKSIAEAVGANHKTKS, from the exons ATGAGTGGAGCAGCTAAGAAAGGTCCTGGTAATTTG AAATTGCTGAAAGATGCCTTTTTTATTACAACTGGTGGTACTGTTATGTTTGCTGGACATCAGATATATAAAGGAAACGAGAAGTTTTACAAAGAGTATGTAATGCCATTTTTTCATCTGTTTGATGCTGAAACATCTCACAAGATGGCAGTGAAGGCAGCAAAGTATAAACTGGTACCCAAATCAAAGATTACAACACATCCAGTACTG GCTTCAAGGGTATTTGACAGAGATTTTCCTAGTCCCGTAGGGTTAGCTGCAGGTTTTGACAAAGATGGAGAAGCTGTAGATGGcatgttaaaaatgggatttagTTTTGTAGAAATTGGCAGTGTCACACCTAACCCACAACCTGGTAATGAGAAACCTAGAGTGTTCAGACTCAAAGAGGATAGGGCAGTTATTAATAG ATATGGTTTTAATAGTGAAGGTCATGATAAAGTTTATAACAGACTTAAAGTTCGAGAAGTAGAGCCTCCTGTCGTTG AGTTACTACCCCCCTTTCCACAAATGAGTGAAGAGAgaaacatgttaaatataaatctatggacagacaccactgtcccagatgaTACAAGGCTCCTTAAAG ttccaGGTATCATGGGAGTAAACCTTGGTAAAAACAAAACCTCATCTTATCCCGTGGAGGACTATGTACAAGGTGTGAGAAAGTTTGGTAAAGTTGCTGACTACCTTGTCATAAACATATCTAGTCCTAATACTCCAGGGTTACGAGCTATGCAAGGGAAAGATATGTTAGATACGCTGTTAGAAAAA gtATTATCAGAGAGAGATCATATACGAGGTAGAAAGCCACCATTGTTAGTAAAAATAGCTCCAGATTTAACAGATCAAGATAAAAAAGATATTGCTGAAGTCGTTTTAAATAGAAAG GAATCTCTTGGTGGGTTAATTATAAGTAATACTACAGTGAGTCGAGCAGACTCATTAAAAAGTCCTTACAAAGATGAAGTTGGAGGCTTAAGTGGAGAACCATTAAAAGATCTTTCTACTAAAACTATATCTGATATGTACAGGTTAACAGAAG gAAAAGTACCAATTATAGGAGTAGGAGGCATTGGTTCTGGTGAAGATGCTTATGATAAAATCAAAGAAGGTGCTTCATTAGTTCAGTTATATACGGCTTTAATTTACCAGGGTCCACCTGTAATAGGGAAAATTAATAGGGAATTATCAGAATTATTAAT AAAGGATGGTTATAAAAGCATTGCAGAGGCAGTTGGAGCCaatcataaaacaaaatcatgA